The genomic DNA GCCGTAGAATCGGATCGTCGGTGGTGAGCGGTTTTCCTGCACTTCACGGAAAATGGCCTCGTCAATGGCCATGTTGTCAAAAGCCGAGTGAACCTGATAGCGCAGGACCCTCCACACGGGAATCTCAGTCCGCCTCCCCTTCCTGAACAATAAAGTCCTGATATCCCCTTGCGTCCAGGAGATCGTCCAGTTCATCGAGATCTTTCATGGCGACAACGATCATCCATCCCGTATCATGGGCGTCGCTGTTGATGATCCCGATATCATCGGTCAGATCTTCGTTGACATGTACGACATCACCGGTCACGGGAGAAATCAGTTCCACCACGCCTTTAACCGCCTCGATGGAACCGAAGGGCTCATCGCGTTCCACCTCATCCTCCGGATCCGGCAGTTCAATGGCGTGTACTTCACCAAGCCTCTCCTGCGCGTAGTCGGTGATCCCTATGGTTGCCAGATCCCCCTCGATGCGAACCCAGAGGTGCTCCCGGCTGTAATAGAAATCATCAGGGAATACTTTCATATAATGGCCTCTATATCGTAATTTTATTTTCCGGACCGGTTGTCCACCTGCGGAAGCATCGCCTCTTCAGGTGAAACAACGTGCCATCACAGAACCTTCAACTCCTTCGGTACC from Syntrophaceae bacterium includes the following:
- the gcvH gene encoding glycine cleavage system protein GcvH, translating into MKVFPDDFYYSREHLWVRIEGDLATIGITDYAQERLGEVHAIELPDPEDEVERDEPFGSIEAVKGVVELISPVTGDVVHVNEDLTDDIGIINSDAHDTGWMIVVAMKDLDELDDLLDARGYQDFIVQEGEAD